The Tubulanus polymorphus chromosome 1, tnTubPoly1.2, whole genome shotgun sequence genome contains a region encoding:
- the LOC141915495 gene encoding dnaJ homolog subfamily C member 17-like gives MADITKLDLYDILGVKEDAVEKEIVKAYRKKALKCHPDKNPDPKAVELFHELSKALEILTDAAARAAYDKALSAKKAAALRHQELDSKRKKLKEDLIARENAFQQQREVASKLSPAESLQKEIERLQKEGSRILREEQNRLREEMKKKYETTANEEDTDDIQDVSPKLRIKWKVKKSDESNAGYTYDYLMDAFKKYGEVLNLLVSSKKKGSGIVEFKSSQAATMAQQYEIGNPECPLTITWLSGKPKQMQKSDTPESDSPTVAKSQASENRDFESIVLMRMRQAEERKRLIEQMQKDDEDT, from the exons ATGGCGGATATAACGAAGTTAgatttatatgatattttagggGTGAAAGAAGACGCTGTTGAAAAGGAG ATTGTGAAAGCTTATCGAAAAAAGGCACTGAAATGCCATCCAGATAAGAATCCAGATCCTAAAGCAG TTGAACTCTTTCATGAATTATCAAAGGCATTAGAAATCTTAACTGACGCTGCAGCACGT GCAGCTTATGATAAGGCATTATCAGCAAAGAAAGCTGCTGCTCTGCGACATCAGGAACTTGATTCAAAAAGGAAAAAGTTAAAAGAAGATCTTATAGCACGGGAAAATGCCTTTCAACAGCAAAGAGAAGTTGCGTCAAAGTTGTCCCCTGCGGAATCACTTCAAAAAGAG ATTGAACGTCTACAAAAAGAAGGCTCCCGCATTCTTCGAGAAGAACAAAATCGATTAAGAgaagaaatgaagaaaaaatatgaaactacTGCGAACGAAGAAGATACAG ATGATATTCAAGACGTTAGTCCAAAACTGAGAATAAAATGGAAAGTAAAGAAATCAGATGAAAGCAATGCTGGATATACTTATGATTATCTGATGGATGCATTTAAAAAG TATGGTGAAGTATTAAATCTATTGGTTTCAAGCAAAAAGAAAGGAAGTGGTATAGTAGAATTCAAGTCATCACAGGCAGCT ACTATGGCACAACAGTATGAAATAGGAAATCCAGAATGTCCATTGACTATAACCTGGCTCTCCGGTAAACCTAAACAAATGCAAAAATCAGATACTCCAGAATCAGATTCGCCAACAGTAGCTAAATCTCAG gcAAGTGAAAATAGAGATTTTGAGAGTATAGTCCTGATGAGGATGAGACAAGCTGAAGAAAGAAAGCGTCTGATAGAACAAATGCAAAAAGATGATGAAGACACTTGA